A region from the Pseudonocardia petroleophila genome encodes:
- a CDS encoding enoyl-CoA hydratase/isomerase family protein, translating into MTEVRCEIDEGVAVVTLAAPQRRNALTVEMAAELIAAFDEIDARDDVGAAVVRGSGGSFCAGAHLGVLDGAAADPLDDDAQRHIDALYGSFLRVGCSRVATVAAVRGPAVGAGLNLALATDLRIVARDARLIPGFLRIGVHPGGGHYTLLARAAGRDAAAAVGLFGREIDGARAAELGLAWQALPDAEVEAAARELAAPLGADPALARRMTASFRREAGPPGTPWDVGLEVERGPQMWSFRRRATARSA; encoded by the coding sequence ATGACCGAGGTCCGGTGCGAGATCGACGAGGGGGTCGCCGTCGTCACGCTCGCCGCGCCGCAGCGACGCAACGCCCTCACCGTCGAGATGGCCGCCGAGCTGATCGCGGCGTTCGACGAGATCGACGCCCGCGACGACGTCGGCGCCGCGGTCGTGCGCGGCTCCGGTGGGTCGTTCTGCGCGGGTGCGCACCTCGGGGTGCTGGACGGCGCCGCCGCCGATCCGCTCGACGACGACGCGCAGCGCCATATCGACGCGCTGTACGGCTCCTTCCTGCGGGTGGGGTGCAGCCGGGTGGCCACCGTCGCCGCCGTGCGCGGCCCGGCGGTCGGCGCCGGGCTCAACCTCGCCCTCGCCACCGACCTGCGGATCGTCGCGCGCGACGCCAGGCTGATCCCGGGTTTCCTGCGGATCGGGGTGCACCCGGGCGGCGGGCACTACACCCTGCTCGCCCGGGCCGCCGGGCGCGACGCGGCGGCCGCGGTCGGGCTGTTCGGCCGCGAGATCGACGGCGCGCGGGCAGCCGAGCTCGGGCTGGCGTGGCAGGCCCTGCCGGACGCCGAGGTCGAGGCGGCCGCCCGGGAGCTCGCCGCCCCGCTGGGCGCCGACCCGGCGCTGGCCCGCCGGATGACCGCCTCGTTCCGCCGGGAGGCCGGCCCGCCGGGGACGCCGTGGGACGTCGGGCTCGAGGTCGAGCGCGGCCCGCAGATGTGGTCGTTCCGCAGGCGTGCGACGGCCCGGTCGGCCTGA
- a CDS encoding Rieske (2Fe-2S) protein, with amino-acid sequence MRTVVVAAVGEIPPGGRKIVEIEGRSIGVFHLADGYVALRNACPHEGAPLCRGALSGAVTSPAPGRYRYERRGEILRCPWHQWEFDVRTGRSWVDPDRVRVRSYPVTVDGTQVIVHV; translated from the coding sequence GTGAGGACCGTCGTGGTCGCCGCCGTCGGCGAGATCCCGCCCGGCGGCCGCAAGATCGTCGAGATCGAGGGCCGCTCGATCGGCGTGTTCCACCTGGCCGACGGGTACGTCGCGCTGCGCAACGCCTGCCCGCACGAGGGCGCGCCGCTGTGCCGGGGCGCGCTGTCCGGGGCGGTCACCTCCCCCGCGCCGGGCCGGTACCGCTACGAGCGGCGCGGCGAGATCCTGCGCTGCCCCTGGCACCAGTGGGAGTTCGACGTCCGCACCGGCCGCTCCTGGGTGGACCCCGACCGGGTGCGGGTGCGCAGCTATCCGGTGACCGTCGACGGCACGCAGGTCATCGTGCACGTCTGA
- a CDS encoding amidohydrolase family protein, translated as MAAPRVDCDVHHAVPELSALFPFLPDRWVDYCVESGVEGFDPAFYPPASPLSARPDARVGGGPPGSDPGLLRAHVLDDAGATHAVLNCLYAVQAVHNPDWSAALAAALNDWQAARWLAADPRFRASIVVSPRDPHAAADEIARAAGNPGFVQVLLLASAPDPLGRRAYWPVYAAAEAAGLPVAIHPGVAGAGPLSPVGWPSHHVEDYAGAALTLQSQLVSMVCEGVFAAHPGLRVVLLESGVTWLPSLMWRFDKNWKALRQEVPWVDRPPSSLIRAHVLLSVAPFDAAPDWGREQVERCLAQLGSAGMLLYASDYPHWHRGDGATMLLEQLSPAERAQVLGGNAARLYGLEGSACAAPA; from the coding sequence GTGGCCGCGCCGAGAGTCGACTGCGACGTGCACCACGCCGTGCCGGAGCTGTCCGCGCTGTTCCCGTTCCTGCCGGACCGGTGGGTCGACTACTGCGTGGAGAGCGGCGTGGAGGGCTTCGACCCCGCGTTCTACCCGCCGGCGAGCCCGCTGTCCGCGCGGCCGGACGCGCGCGTCGGCGGTGGGCCGCCTGGCTCGGACCCCGGGCTCCTGCGTGCCCACGTGCTGGATGACGCCGGCGCCACGCACGCCGTCCTCAACTGCCTGTACGCGGTGCAGGCCGTGCACAACCCCGACTGGTCGGCTGCGCTGGCGGCCGCGCTCAACGACTGGCAGGCCGCGCGGTGGCTGGCCGCCGACCCCCGGTTCCGGGCCTCGATCGTGGTGTCCCCGCGGGATCCCCACGCGGCCGCGGACGAGATCGCCCGCGCGGCCGGGAACCCCGGCTTCGTCCAGGTCCTGCTGCTCGCCTCGGCCCCCGACCCGCTCGGCAGGCGGGCGTACTGGCCCGTCTACGCCGCGGCCGAAGCCGCGGGGCTGCCGGTGGCGATCCATCCCGGTGTCGCCGGGGCCGGCCCGCTCTCCCCGGTGGGTTGGCCCTCGCACCACGTCGAGGACTACGCCGGCGCCGCCCTGACCCTGCAGTCCCAGCTGGTCAGCATGGTGTGCGAAGGCGTGTTCGCCGCGCACCCCGGCCTGCGGGTGGTCCTGCTGGAGAGCGGCGTGACCTGGCTGCCGTCACTGATGTGGCGCTTCGACAAGAACTGGAAGGCCCTGCGCCAGGAGGTGCCGTGGGTCGACCGGCCGCCGTCGAGCCTGATCCGCGCGCACGTGCTGCTGAGCGTGGCCCCGTTCGACGCCGCGCCCGACTGGGGCCGGGAGCAGGTGGAGCGCTGCCTCGCCCAGCTCGGGTCGGCCGGGATGCTGCTGTACGCCAGCGACTACCCGCACTGGCACCGCGGTGACGGGGCGACCATGCTGCTGGAGCAGCTCTCGCCCGCCGAGCGGGCGCAGGTACTGGGCGGCAACGCGGCCCGGCTGTACGGCCTGGAGGGATCGGCATGCGCGGCACCGGCCTGA
- a CDS encoding CaiB/BaiF CoA transferase family protein, with the protein MVTPPETGPLTGVRVVDLTTTFMGPYCTLLLAQMGAEVVKVEAPSGDVVRYIGDERGTGMGPVFLNANQGKRSIALDLKDPAGREVLQRLVAEADVIVHNVRPDAARRLGIDYAGISAVNPTAVHCALRGFGADGPYRDRAAYDDVIQAGCGLAAVQGGSEEPAYVRTPVADKVVGIMAASAIASALFARGRTGRGQAIEVPMLESMVTFMLLDQQGGYVFDPPRGAAGYARTASPFRKPYRTADGYLSVMVYTDAQWRAFFTLVGRPELADEARYRTITERTRNVDELYGLVESELVARPTDAWLAALEAAGIPAAPVRSVPDLFDDEHLAAVGLFERVEHPTEGTLRLARFPVAFGGGHPERPPPAPRLGQHGVEVLTELGYGREEIRRLAQAGVVVAEEEAAG; encoded by the coding sequence GTGGTGACGCCGCCGGAAACGGGTCCCCTCACCGGGGTCCGCGTCGTGGATCTCACCACGACGTTCATGGGCCCCTACTGCACGTTGCTGCTGGCCCAGATGGGCGCCGAGGTCGTCAAGGTCGAGGCCCCGTCGGGCGACGTCGTCCGCTACATCGGCGACGAGCGCGGCACCGGGATGGGCCCGGTGTTCCTCAACGCCAACCAGGGCAAGCGCAGCATCGCGCTCGACCTGAAGGACCCGGCGGGCCGCGAGGTGCTGCAGCGGCTGGTGGCGGAAGCCGATGTCATCGTGCACAACGTCCGCCCCGACGCGGCGCGCCGGCTGGGCATCGACTACGCCGGGATCTCCGCGGTGAACCCGACCGCGGTTCACTGCGCGCTGCGCGGGTTCGGCGCCGACGGGCCGTACCGCGACCGGGCCGCGTACGACGACGTCATCCAGGCCGGCTGCGGGCTGGCCGCGGTGCAGGGCGGGTCGGAAGAACCGGCCTACGTGCGCACGCCGGTGGCCGACAAGGTCGTGGGGATCATGGCGGCCAGCGCGATCGCGTCGGCCCTGTTCGCGCGCGGACGGACCGGCCGGGGCCAGGCGATCGAGGTCCCGATGCTCGAGTCCATGGTCACCTTCATGCTGCTCGACCAGCAGGGCGGGTACGTCTTCGACCCGCCGCGCGGCGCGGCCGGCTACGCGCGCACGGCGTCGCCGTTCCGCAAGCCGTACCGCACCGCCGACGGCTACCTGAGCGTCATGGTCTACACCGATGCGCAGTGGCGGGCGTTCTTCACGCTGGTCGGCCGGCCCGAGCTGGCCGACGAGGCGCGCTACCGCACCATCACCGAGCGGACCCGCAACGTCGACGAGCTGTACGGGCTCGTCGAGTCCGAGCTCGTGGCCCGGCCCACCGACGCCTGGCTCGCGGCGCTCGAGGCGGCGGGGATCCCAGCGGCGCCGGTCCGGTCCGTGCCCGACCTGTTCGACGACGAGCACCTCGCCGCCGTCGGGCTGTTCGAGCGGGTGGAACACCCCACCGAGGGCACGCTGCGGCTCGCCCGGTTCCCGGTCGCTTTCGGCGGCGGGCATCCGGAGCGGCCGCCGCCGGCGCCGCGGCTGGGCCAGCACGGCGTGGAGGTGCTCACCGAGCTCGGCTACGGCCGGGAGGAGATCCGGCGGCTCGCGCAGGCGGGGGTCGTCGTGGCGGAAGAGGAGGCGGCGGGATGA
- a CDS encoding amidohydrolase family protein: MRGTGLIDCDVHNAVSSDAALLPYLPARWRRHLDLVGSRTFSPFTKGYAYPKAARFASRRDAWPPSGGLPGSDLDFMRAQLLDAYGIEHAVLNCLYRAPEQRNDAFGAALAAAVNDWQVEHWLERDSRLRASVTVPFESPDLAAVEIDRAAAHHGFVQVLLYPRSMAPLGKRRYWPIYEAACRAGLPVGIHAASTTPGPTTASGWPSYYIEDHTGLAVAFQAQVSSLIFEGVFDRFPALRVVLMEGGFAWVPALMARLDALHHRLRDEVPDLEHPPSHYLRHRIRITTQPMEEPERPGDLVPLLREIGQDVLMFSTDYPHWDFDDPQRAFRTRVPADLHQRIMYDNARAQYRFAA, from the coding sequence ATGCGCGGCACCGGCCTGATCGACTGCGACGTCCACAACGCGGTGTCCTCGGACGCGGCGCTGCTGCCGTACCTGCCCGCCCGGTGGCGCCGGCACCTGGACCTCGTGGGGTCGCGGACGTTCTCCCCCTTCACCAAGGGCTACGCCTACCCGAAGGCGGCGCGGTTCGCGAGCAGACGCGACGCCTGGCCGCCGTCGGGCGGGCTGCCCGGCTCGGACCTCGACTTCATGCGCGCCCAGCTGCTGGACGCCTACGGCATCGAGCACGCGGTGCTCAACTGCCTGTACCGGGCGCCGGAGCAGCGCAACGACGCCTTCGGCGCGGCGCTGGCCGCGGCGGTCAACGACTGGCAGGTCGAGCACTGGCTGGAGCGTGACAGCCGGCTGCGGGCCTCGGTCACCGTGCCGTTCGAGTCGCCCGACCTCGCCGCGGTGGAGATCGACCGGGCGGCGGCGCACCACGGCTTCGTCCAGGTCCTGCTGTACCCGCGGAGCATGGCCCCGCTCGGGAAGCGCCGCTACTGGCCCATCTACGAGGCGGCCTGCCGCGCCGGGCTGCCGGTGGGGATCCACGCGGCCTCGACGACCCCGGGGCCCACCACCGCGAGCGGCTGGCCGTCCTACTACATCGAGGACCACACCGGGCTCGCCGTCGCGTTCCAGGCGCAGGTGAGCAGCCTGATCTTCGAGGGTGTCTTCGACCGCTTCCCCGCCCTGCGGGTCGTGCTGATGGAGGGCGGCTTCGCGTGGGTGCCTGCGCTGATGGCCCGCCTCGACGCGCTGCACCACCGGCTGCGCGACGAGGTGCCCGACCTGGAGCACCCGCCGTCGCACTACCTACGCCACCGGATCCGGATCACGACCCAGCCGATGGAGGAGCCCGAGCGGCCGGGCGACCTCGTCCCGCTGCTGCGCGAGATCGGGCAGGACGTGCTGATGTTCTCCACCGACTACCCGCACTGGGACTTCGACGACCCGCAGCGCGCGTTCCGGACCCGGGTGCCCGCCGACCTGCACCAGCGGATCATGTACGACAACGCCCGCGCCCAGTACCGGTTCGCGGCGTGA